From one Mycobacterium colombiense CECT 3035 genomic stretch:
- a CDS encoding permease, giving the protein MTWEILWALILGFALSAVVQAVVRRSTIVALMGDDRPRTLAISAGLGAASSSCSYAAVALARSLFRKGADFTAAMAFEIGSTNLVVELGIILALLMGWQFTAAEFVGGPLMIVVLAVLFRLFVRSRLVDAAREQAERGIAGSMEGHAAMDMSIQGEGSFWRRLFSPAGLTSVSHVFVMEWLAILRDLVLGLLIAGAVGAWVPEKFWQVFFLADHPGLSALWGPIVGPIVAIVSFVCSIGNVPLAAVLWNGGISFGGVIAFIYADLLILPILNIYRKYYGTKMMLTLLGTFYAAMVAAGYLVELIFGTTHLIPTQRNATVIEASISWNYTTWLNIAFLALAAILVARFVTSGGLPMVRMMGGSPGAGESEHHH; this is encoded by the coding sequence ATGACATGGGAAATCCTGTGGGCGCTGATCCTGGGCTTCGCCCTCTCGGCGGTGGTGCAAGCCGTGGTGCGCCGCTCCACGATCGTGGCGCTGATGGGCGACGACCGCCCGCGCACGCTGGCGATCTCGGCCGGCCTGGGTGCGGCGTCGTCGTCGTGCTCGTACGCGGCGGTGGCGTTGGCGCGGTCCCTGTTCCGCAAGGGCGCCGACTTCACCGCCGCGATGGCGTTCGAAATCGGCTCCACCAACCTGGTGGTGGAGTTGGGCATCATCCTGGCGCTGCTGATGGGCTGGCAGTTCACCGCCGCCGAGTTCGTCGGCGGGCCGCTGATGATCGTGGTGCTGGCCGTGTTGTTCCGGCTGTTCGTGCGGTCACGGCTCGTCGACGCCGCCCGCGAGCAGGCCGAGCGGGGAATCGCCGGCTCGATGGAAGGCCACGCCGCCATGGACATGTCCATCCAGGGGGAAGGCTCGTTCTGGCGACGGCTGTTCTCCCCCGCGGGCCTGACGTCGGTCTCGCACGTATTCGTGATGGAGTGGCTGGCGATCCTGCGCGACCTCGTCCTGGGCCTGCTGATCGCGGGCGCCGTGGGGGCCTGGGTCCCCGAAAAGTTTTGGCAGGTCTTCTTTTTGGCCGATCACCCGGGCCTCTCGGCGTTATGGGGACCGATCGTGGGGCCCATCGTGGCGATCGTGTCCTTCGTGTGCTCCATCGGCAATGTCCCGCTGGCAGCGGTGCTGTGGAACGGCGGCATCAGCTTCGGCGGCGTCATCGCATTCATCTACGCGGACCTGCTGATCCTTCCGATCCTCAACATCTACCGCAAGTACTACGGCACCAAGATGATGCTGACGCTGCTGGGTACCTTCTACGCCGCGATGGTCGCCGCCGGGTATCTGGTCGAATTGATCTTCGGCACAACCCATCTCATTCCCACTCAGCGCAACGCGACGGTGATCGAGGCGTCGATCTCGTGGAACTACACGACCTGGCTCAACATCGCGTTCCTGGCGCTCGCGGCCATCCTGGTCGCCCGGTTCGTCACCTCCGGGGGCCTGCCGATGGTGCGCATGATGGGCGGCTCGCCCGGCGCCGGCGAATCCGAACATCACCACTGA
- the rsmD gene encoding 16S rRNA (guanine(966)-N(2))-methyltransferase RsmD: MTRIIGGAAGGRRIAVPPRGTRPTTDRVRESLFNILTARLELTGLSVLDLYAGSGALGLEALSRGAAAALFVESDPRAALVIARNIETLRLPGATLRRGAVAAVLSAGATAAFDLVLADPPYGIDTAEVEAVLAALAAHGWVHGGSVAVVERATGAAPLDWPAGWSVWPQRVYGDTRLELAERQ, encoded by the coding sequence GTGACCCGGATCATTGGCGGCGCGGCGGGGGGCCGCCGCATCGCGGTCCCGCCGCGCGGCACCAGGCCCACCACCGACCGGGTCCGCGAGTCGCTGTTCAACATCCTGACAGCGCGCCTGGAGCTGACCGGGCTCAGCGTGCTGGACCTCTACGCCGGCTCGGGCGCGCTGGGATTGGAGGCGCTGTCCCGCGGCGCCGCCGCCGCACTCTTCGTGGAATCCGACCCGCGCGCCGCATTGGTCATCGCCCGCAACATCGAAACGCTGCGCCTGCCTGGCGCGACGCTGCGCCGGGGAGCGGTGGCGGCCGTGCTGTCGGCCGGCGCCACGGCCGCGTTCGATCTGGTGCTGGCCGACCCGCCCTACGGCATCGACACCGCGGAGGTCGAGGCCGTGCTGGCGGCCTTGGCCGCGCACGGCTGGGTGCACGGGGGCAGCGTCGCGGTGGTGGAGCGGGCGACCGGCGCAGCGCCGCTGGATTGGCCTGCCGGGTGGTCCGTGTGGCCGCAGCGGGTTTACGGCGACACCCGTCTGGAGCTGGCCGAGCGTCAGTGA
- a CDS encoding aldo/keto reductase: MAGESGSALPSIALNDENTIPALGLGVAELSDDETERAVSAALEVGCRLIDTAAVYGNEAAVGRAIAASGIPRAELFVTTKLATADQGFQKAMDACSASLERLGLDYVDLYLIHWPAAALGTYVNSFGGMIQSRGNGQARSIGVSNFTDEYLTTVIDLTFVTPAVNQIELHPLLNQAALRKTNAEHNVLTQSYTPLALGKLNDNPTVNSVAGEYGKTASQVLLRWNLQLGNAVVFRSANAEHIASNLDVFDFELADEHMDAINGLNDGTRLRPDPETYEGA; the protein is encoded by the coding sequence TTGGCCGGCGAGTCGGGCTCCGCCTTACCCTCAATTGCTCTCAACGACGAAAACACGATTCCGGCCCTTGGTCTCGGCGTCGCGGAATTGTCGGACGACGAGACCGAACGCGCGGTGTCGGCGGCGCTGGAAGTGGGCTGCCGGTTGATCGACACCGCCGCGGTCTACGGGAACGAGGCCGCCGTCGGGCGCGCGATCGCCGCGTCCGGCATTCCTCGCGCGGAGCTGTTCGTCACCACCAAGCTGGCCACCGCCGACCAGGGTTTCCAGAAAGCGATGGACGCCTGCAGCGCCAGTCTGGAGCGCCTCGGCCTGGACTACGTCGACCTCTACCTGATCCACTGGCCGGCCGCGGCCCTGGGCACCTACGTGAACTCCTTCGGCGGGATGATTCAATCCCGCGGGAACGGTCAGGCCCGCTCGATCGGCGTCTCGAACTTCACCGACGAGTACCTGACGACGGTCATCGACCTCACGTTCGTCACGCCGGCGGTCAACCAGATCGAGCTGCACCCGCTGCTCAACCAGGCGGCGCTGCGCAAGACCAACGCCGAACACAACGTCCTCACTCAGTCCTACACGCCGCTGGCGTTGGGCAAGCTGAACGACAACCCGACGGTCAATTCGGTCGCCGGCGAGTACGGCAAGACCGCCTCGCAGGTGCTGCTGCGGTGGAACCTGCAGCTGGGCAACGCGGTCGTCTTCCGGTCGGCCAACGCCGAGCACATCGCCTCCAACCTGGACGTGTTCGACTTCGAGCTGGCCGACGAGCACATGGACGCCATCAACGGGCTCAACGACGGCACTCGGCTGCGACCCGACCCCGAGACTTACGAAGGCGCCTAA
- a CDS encoding alpha/beta hydrolase — protein sequence MTRPLSGAPELEVGAARASVPLASRIQGAVTNVGAKVIPWIPTAIRRGLVRGRSVIIDGNTLDPTLQLMLSGLRAVGIDGLVVDDDPQASRAQMRESTVGFPGPQIHVDVDELSLPGPAGDIPARHYRPAGGEEAPLLVFYHGGGWSIGDLDTHDALCRLTCRDAGIHVLSVDYRLAPEHPAPAAIDDAYAAYTWACRHAGELGATPGRVAVGGDSAGGNLAAVVSQLARDEGAPAPVLQWLIYPRTDFTAKNRSLTLFSRGFLLTKRDIDWFESQYLRRSELDRTDPRVSPALAESLTGLAPALIAVAGFDPLRDEGESYAEALRAAGVAVDLRYLGSLTHGFANLFQLGGDSMVATSELISALRAHLSRA from the coding sequence ATGACCAGGCCTCTGTCAGGCGCACCGGAGCTCGAGGTGGGCGCCGCCCGCGCCTCGGTGCCGCTCGCCAGTCGCATCCAGGGCGCCGTCACCAACGTCGGGGCCAAGGTCATCCCGTGGATCCCGACCGCCATCCGTCGGGGCCTGGTCCGCGGCCGTTCGGTCATCATCGACGGCAACACGCTGGATCCGACGCTGCAGCTGATGCTGTCGGGCCTGCGCGCCGTCGGCATCGACGGCCTGGTCGTGGACGACGACCCGCAGGCGTCGCGCGCGCAGATGCGCGAGTCCACCGTCGGATTCCCCGGCCCCCAGATCCACGTCGACGTCGACGAGCTGTCGCTGCCCGGTCCGGCCGGCGACATCCCGGCGCGGCACTACCGTCCGGCCGGCGGCGAGGAGGCGCCGCTGCTGGTCTTCTATCACGGTGGGGGCTGGTCGATCGGCGACCTGGACACGCACGACGCCCTGTGCCGGTTGACCTGCCGTGACGCCGGCATCCACGTGCTGTCGGTCGACTACCGCCTGGCGCCCGAGCACCCGGCGCCGGCAGCGATCGACGACGCCTATGCGGCCTACACCTGGGCCTGCCGGCACGCCGGCGAACTCGGCGCGACGCCGGGACGGGTCGCGGTCGGCGGTGACAGCGCCGGTGGCAACCTGGCCGCGGTCGTCAGCCAGCTGGCGCGCGACGAGGGCGCCCCGGCGCCGGTGCTGCAATGGCTGATCTATCCGCGCACCGACTTCACCGCCAAGAACCGGTCGCTGACGTTGTTCTCGCGCGGCTTCCTGCTGACCAAGCGGGACATCGACTGGTTCGAATCGCAGTATCTGCGGCGTTCGGAGCTCGACCGCACCGACCCGCGGGTGTCCCCGGCGCTGGCCGAATCGCTGACCGGGCTGGCCCCCGCGCTGATCGCGGTCGCCGGCTTCGATCCGCTGCGCGACGAGGGCGAGAGCTACGCCGAGGCGCTGCGGGCCGCGGGGGTGGCGGTGGACCTGCGCTACCTGGGTTCGCTGACCCATGGCTTCGCCAATTTGTTCCAGCTGGGTGGTGACAGCATGGTCGCGACCAGCGAGCTGATTTCGGCGCTGCGCGCCCACCTGAGCCGGGCCTGA
- a CDS encoding vitamin K epoxide reductase family protein, with the protein MTGAVSTAAADLSPDTSRAPQVPALSAWWVLIAGLIGLAASMTLTVEKIDILLNPSYVPSCNINPILSCGSVMITPQASLFGFPNPLLGLVAFTVVVVTGLLALTKVTLPQWYWVGLTAGVAVGAVFVHWLIFQSLYRINALCPYCMVVWAVTMSLLVVVASIAWRPALQDRQTGPAWVLFQWRWSIAALWFTAVFLLIMARFWDYWSRLL; encoded by the coding sequence GTGACCGGTGCGGTGTCCACAGCAGCCGCCGACCTGAGTCCGGATACGTCGCGCGCGCCGCAGGTGCCGGCGCTCAGCGCCTGGTGGGTGCTGATCGCCGGCCTGATCGGCCTGGCGGCGTCGATGACGCTGACGGTCGAGAAGATCGACATCCTGCTCAACCCGTCGTACGTGCCGTCCTGCAACATCAACCCGATCCTGTCCTGCGGCTCGGTGATGATCACGCCGCAGGCGTCGCTGTTCGGCTTCCCCAACCCGCTGCTGGGCCTGGTGGCCTTCACCGTGGTGGTCGTCACGGGGTTACTGGCGCTGACGAAAGTGACTCTGCCGCAATGGTATTGGGTGGGACTGACGGCCGGGGTGGCGGTCGGTGCGGTGTTCGTGCACTGGTTGATCTTCCAGAGCCTGTACCGCATCAACGCGTTGTGCCCGTACTGCATGGTGGTCTGGGCGGTCACCATGTCGCTGCTGGTGGTGGTCGCCTCGATCGCGTGGCGCCCGGCGCTGCAAGACCGCCAGACCGGCCCGGCGTGGGTGCTCTTCCAATGGCGATGGTCGATTGCCGCGCTCTGGTTCACCGCGGTGTTCCTGCTGATCATGGCGCGGTTCTGGGACTACTGGTCGAGGCTGCTGTAG
- a CDS encoding DsbA family protein produces the protein MADKPKRPPRFDMKSASGGRSSRLVQIGGTAFVVIFAVALVFYIVTSHHKKTGPTGAGDTVRVTSSKLVTQPGSSNPKAVVTFYEDFLCPACGNFERTFGPTVSRLIDLGAIAADYNMVSILDSSRNQNYSSRAGAAALCVADESQDAFRRFHSALFSTDIQPSETGKTFPDNARLIELAREAGAAGKVPDCINSGKYLSKVTGEAAAGHINATPTIKINGDDYDPSTPDALVNKIKEIVGNIPGIDGAVAPAAM, from the coding sequence GTGGCCGACAAACCCAAACGTCCCCCGCGATTCGACATGAAGTCGGCCTCCGGCGGTAGGTCGAGCCGGCTCGTCCAGATCGGCGGCACCGCATTCGTGGTGATCTTCGCGGTCGCCCTCGTCTTCTACATCGTGACGTCGCACCACAAGAAGACCGGCCCCACCGGCGCCGGCGACACGGTCCGCGTCACGTCGAGCAAGCTGGTCACCCAGCCGGGCAGCAGCAACCCCAAGGCCGTGGTGACGTTCTACGAGGACTTCCTGTGCCCGGCGTGCGGCAACTTCGAGCGCACCTTCGGGCCGACGGTCTCGCGGCTGATCGACCTCGGCGCCATCGCCGCCGATTACAACATGGTGTCGATCCTCGACAGCTCGCGGAACCAGAACTACTCCTCGCGCGCGGGGGCCGCGGCCCTGTGCGTCGCAGACGAATCCCAGGACGCGTTCCGGCGTTTCCACTCCGCGCTGTTCAGCACCGACATTCAGCCGAGCGAAACCGGCAAGACCTTCCCCGACAACGCGCGATTGATCGAACTCGCCCGCGAGGCCGGGGCGGCCGGCAAGGTGCCGGACTGCATCAACAGCGGCAAGTACCTGTCAAAGGTCACCGGCGAGGCGGCGGCCGGGCACATCAACGCGACACCGACCATCAAAATCAACGGTGACGACTACGACCCGTCGACGCCCGACGCGCTGGTCAACAAGATCAAAGAGATCGTGGGCAACATCCCGGGCATCGACGGCGCGGTCGCGCCGGCGGCCATGTGA
- a CDS encoding HNH endonuclease family protein encodes MNRKVLLWLAAAAALALLVAYQTVGSSTARHSAEYAARADVPTVQPGTDVLAGVAVVPLRQHRYDYLRSAFGDAWDDDNDAPMGHNGCDTRDDILNRDLVDKTYVSVKRCPDAVATGTLHDPYTNKTIAFQRGPKVGESVQIDHIVPLAYAWDMGASGWPAAERLRFANDPANLLAVDGQANQDKGDSPPAQWMPPNAAFACQYAMQFIAVLRGYSLPVDQASTGVLRQAATTCPTG; translated from the coding sequence GTGAACCGCAAAGTGCTGCTGTGGCTGGCCGCGGCGGCGGCGCTCGCGCTGCTGGTGGCCTACCAGACGGTGGGCTCCTCGACGGCCCGGCATTCGGCCGAATACGCCGCGCGCGCCGACGTTCCGACGGTGCAGCCCGGCACCGATGTGCTTGCGGGCGTCGCCGTGGTGCCGCTGCGCCAGCACCGCTATGACTACCTGCGGTCGGCATTCGGCGACGCCTGGGACGACGACAACGATGCCCCGATGGGGCACAACGGATGTGACACCCGCGACGACATCCTCAACCGCGATCTCGTGGACAAGACCTACGTGTCGGTCAAGCGGTGCCCGGACGCGGTGGCCACCGGCACGCTGCACGACCCCTACACCAACAAGACCATCGCGTTCCAACGCGGGCCCAAGGTCGGCGAATCCGTTCAGATCGACCACATCGTCCCGCTCGCCTACGCCTGGGACATGGGCGCCAGCGGCTGGCCCGCCGCCGAGCGGCTGCGCTTCGCCAACGATCCGGCCAACCTGCTGGCCGTCGACGGGCAGGCCAATCAGGACAAGGGCGATTCACCACCGGCGCAGTGGATGCCGCCGAACGCGGCGTTCGCCTGTCAGTACGCCATGCAGTTCATCGCGGTGCTACGGGGTTATTCGCTGCCGGTGGACCAGGCCTCGACCGGCGTGCTGCGGCAGGCCGCGACGACCTGCCCGACGGGATAG
- the coaD gene encoding pantetheine-phosphate adenylyltransferase, whose translation MSGAVCPGSFDPVTLGHIDVFERAAAQFDEVVVAILTNPAKKGMFDLDERIAMINESTTHLPNLRVEAGQGLVVDFVRSRGMTAIVKGLRTGTDFEYELQMAQMNRHVAGVDTFFVATAPRYSFVSSSLAKEVAMLGGDVSELLPEPVNRRLRQRLSDKS comes from the coding sequence ATGAGCGGCGCGGTGTGTCCCGGTTCGTTCGACCCGGTGACGTTGGGTCACATCGACGTCTTCGAGCGCGCGGCGGCTCAGTTCGACGAGGTGGTGGTGGCGATCCTGACCAACCCCGCCAAGAAGGGCATGTTCGATCTGGACGAGCGGATCGCGATGATCAACGAATCGACGACGCACCTGCCCAACCTGCGGGTGGAAGCCGGGCAGGGTCTGGTGGTGGACTTCGTCCGGTCGCGCGGCATGACCGCCATCGTCAAGGGGCTGCGCACCGGCACCGACTTCGAATACGAGTTGCAGATGGCGCAGATGAACAGGCACGTCGCGGGCGTGGACACCTTTTTCGTCGCCACCGCCCCGCGCTACTCGTTCGTGTCGTCCTCGCTGGCCAAAGAGGTCGCGATGCTCGGTGGTGACGTGTCAGAACTGCTGCCCGAACCGGTGAATCGTCGCCTGCGCCAAAGGCTTTCGGATAAGTCCTGA